One part of the Negativicutes bacterium genome encodes these proteins:
- a CDS encoding ABC transporter ATP-binding protein: MNNYKRLLLYAKPYSGRLMLAFLFTSVAAAGNLFVPWILKDVIDKVLMNKDILLLNTIAVTIEIVFFIRGICFYAQTYLMSYVGQKVIID; encoded by the coding sequence ATGAATAATTATAAACGTTTATTATTATATGCCAAACCCTATAGCGGAAGATTGATGTTGGCATTTTTGTTTACCAGTGTGGCCGCAGCCGGAAATTTATTTGTTCCGTGGATATTAAAAGATGTTATTGATAAGGTGTTGATGAATAAAGATATTTTGTTATTAAATACTATTGCCGTGACAATTGAAATAGTATTTTTCATCAGAGGAATTTGCTTTTATGCACAGACTTATTTGATGTCTTATGTCGGGCAAAAAGTCATAATTGAT